One part of the Procambarus clarkii isolate CNS0578487 chromosome 41, FALCON_Pclarkii_2.0, whole genome shotgun sequence genome encodes these proteins:
- the LOC138373240 gene encoding mediator of DNA damage checkpoint protein 1-like codes for MQQVGGSRLEAAGWWQQVGGSKLEAAGWWQQVGGSSLQPATSNLLPLTCCLRPAASDLLPPTCYLQPATSDLLPPTCFLQPATSDLLPPTCCMQPAASDLLPAACCLQQATSDLLPPTCCLQPAASELLPQTCCLQPATSDLLPSTCVLRPAASDLLPPTCYLHPATSDLLPPTCCIRPAASDLLPPACCLQPATSDLLPPTLFLHPAASDLLPQTCCLQLACCFRPAASDLLPTTCYLRPAAFDLRPPTCCLRPAASDLLPPTCCLRPAATNLLPPTCCHQPVASDLLPSTYVLQPAASNLLQPATSNLLPLTCCFRPAASDLLPSTCYLQPATSDLLPPTCFLQPATSDLLPPTCCMQPAASDLLPAACCLQQATSDLLPPTCCLQPAASELLPQTCCLQPATSDLLPSTCVLRPAASDLLPPTCYLHPATSDLLPPTCCIRPAASDLLPPACCLQPATSDLLPPTLFLHPAASDLLPQTCCLQLACCFRPAASDLLPTTCYLRPAAFDLRPPTCCLRPAASDLLPPTCCLRPAATNLLPLTCCHQPVASDLLPSTYVLQPAASNLLPPTCCLRPAASDRLSQTCCLQPAASDLLPPTCCIQPAASDLLPPTCCLQPVASDLLPSTCSLQPAASDLLPPTCCLQPRRKIPLQVTFSMG; via the exons CCTCCAACCTGCTACCTCCAACCTCCTACCTctgacctgctgcctccgacctgctgcatccgacctgctgcctccaacctgctacctccaacctgctacctccgacctgctgcctccaacctgcttcctccaacctgctacctccgacctgctgcctccgacctgctgcatgCAACCTGCTGCCTCAGACTTGCTACCTGCGGCCTGCTGTCTCCAACAAGCTACCTCTGACCTGCTGccgccgacctgctgcctccagcCTGCTGCTTCCGAACTGCTGCCTCAGACCTGCTGCCTACAACCTGctacctccgacctgctgccttcgACCTGcgtcctccgacctgctgcctccgacctgctgcctccaacctgctaccTCCATCCTGctacctccgacctgctgcctccgacctgctgcatccgacctgctgcctcagaCTTGCTACCTCCGGCCTGCTGTCTCCAACCTGCTACCTCTGACCTGCTGCCGCCGACCTTGTTCCTCCATCCTGCTgcttccgacctgctgcctcagaCCTGCTGCCTCCAGTTAGCCTGCTgcttccgacctgctgcctcagaCCTGCTGCCTACAACCTGctacctccgacctgctgccttcgACCTGcgtcctccgacctgctgcctccgacctgctgcctccgacctgctgcctccgacctgctgcctccgacctgctgccaccaacctgttgcctccgacctgctgccaccaacctgttgcctccgacctgctgccttcgACCTACgtcctccaacctgctgcctccaacct CCTCCAACCTGCTACCTCCAACCTCCTACCTCTGACCTGCTGCTTCCGACCTGCTGCATCCGACCTGCTGCCTTCAACCTGCTACCTCCAACCTGctacctccgacctgctgcctccaacctgcttcctccaacctgctacctccgacctgctgcctccgacctgctgcatgCAACCTGCTGCCTCAGACTTGCTACCTGCGGCCTGCTGTCTCCAACAAGCTACCTCTGACCTGCTGccgccgacctgctgcctccagcCTGCTGCTTCCGAACTGCTGCCTCAGACCTGCTGCCTACAACCTGctacctccgacctgctgccttcgACCTGcgtcctccgacctgctgcctccgacctgctgcctccaacctgctaccTCCATCCTGctacctccgacctgctgcctccgacctgctgcatccgacctgctgcctcagaCTTGCTACCTCCGGCCTGCTGTCTCCAACCTGCTACCTCTGACCTGCTGCCGCCGACCTTGTTCCTCCATCCTGCTgcttccgacctgctgcctcagaCCTGCTGCCTCCAGTTAGCCTGCTgcttccgacctgctgcctcagaCCTGCTGCCTACAACCTGctacctccgacctgctgccttcgACCTGcgtcctccgacctgctgcctccgacctgctgcctccgacctgctgcctccgacctgctgcctccgacctgctgccaccaacctgttgCCTctgacctgctgccaccaacctgttgcctccgacctgctgccttcgACCTACgtcctccaacctgctgcctccaacctgttgcctccgacctgctgcctccgacctgctgcctccgaccggCTGTCTCAGacttgctgcctccaacctgctgcatccgacctgctgcctccaacctgttgcatccaacctgctgcctccgacctgctgcctccgacctgctgcctccaacctgttgcctccgacctgctgccatcAACCTGTtccctccaacctgctgcctccgacctgctgcctccgacctgctgcctccaacct